The DNA region aagaaagagcgatgtatactgtaaaaaacacaactatagtttatctttccgcactgcatacattttttcgaaaaaacttaggacattgcattgatttgattctaaaacgttaagccggcatctcctccatctaggaaAGGATGGACCGCTCGGCTCTcggtcttaggctcgaagcaatcacgccaccaaggcaagacatcatgtgcatctggaggactctccgaccggtggaCCACGCGTTCATCCagggcatcatcggagacgtggttatgctcaccgagaccccggtggactggatcttcttgaggaccgccgctgaattttgggatcccgagcacgcagtattcaacttccaggCAACGGAGTTAGCGCCTACGATCGAGGAATACAtggcactcatccagaggcctacGCCCACGACCCACGGCATCTTCGTGCCGAATCCGTTCACCACTgtccagggtcagctctccaCTCTTCTCCACATACACGCTCAAGActtccacgaggagcttcatcaaaggtgggatcaaggcatccggatcgcatggctctccgattggacgctcctccgcgcaatgacgcctacaacagcttcctatcagcgcgacgcctgtcatggattcctactcatgatctttggcactctcctgtttccgtactcgccgaacctcattgatggggctatagcccaagtcgtcctccaagcggtgggaggccatagttacgtggaggctttattagccgagaccgtccggtctcttgactatgttagggaggttcggcgcggcaggatgaggggatccccACACCTACTttagatttggcttctcgcccatatccgccccttttgctcgtcacatccgttctcctacatcgccgacgAGCGTTCACTGATCGAACGCCTGATACCGGttatcccacctcccgagcacagtttctcggaatggaggcgcttTTGGCGTGGGTTGACACTCGCACGCTTCTTGTGGGTCGCTCGATGGAATCctggcggccccatgatcacaggatGTCCCGGGATTGTGGGAGTCCTCCTtctcagccatttggggagcacactcatattccctggccgggtaatcagacagctcggaggcctacaggacattcccgcagaggcggaccgtctacctttccgcatccagtgggccgactctacatccacggcccccgcaagattcctgcAGATTCGAGAGATTCGCCGCCAACGGGACGCTTGCATCATACAGCGTCTGTACTTCCTCGAACATCCCACCGACGACGAGAGAGTCTTCGCCGCCActtcagcatacgtggctcgATTCTACGCACGGGGATTGGCATCCCCGCAACCGTCCCATGTCTCCCCAGctccccgcgctacatccaccctcgcccccgaagccgaaagttccatccaagcggccatgcacgcggagctacgggccatcatagaggaacgagataggctccgttgcaAGCTTGTTGATTCCCGCGCAGAGGTCGtggactacagggagcttcagacagagctgactcgagcacgcgcccgggtcgcacacttagatcgggagatggcccgcttgagcgcggagttggatcgagtgcacaaaagggcgcgcaaccttgcccacccctaggattagtGGACGCGCCCATTGTTGCCCTCGCTTGGACCTACGCCGCTTTcaagcggccaccgagcgcaaagggatgtcggctttacgtttatgttcctttcttttccgtcATATGTTCTAtttttgtaaaactatggaattcgaagctaatcaatgtaatgacattagtattttggaaactcatgcatctcatacttcttgtcattttacttagTCCGTACTTACCGTTTGAGATGTCGACGTttgtccttacacattcttggaatctaggtgatcacAACTGGCGTCTCATcgttacccgactcgtcaacgtctcaggatggcggaaggggaTCACGCCGATgtttccgaagaagtcaacccttcagtcccgactctctctcaaccaccTCCAACACATGCTCCGCCGCCTCTCACTCTagcaggcgtactcccggcaTACTCAGGCGCCCTtccaacacatctcccgcccctGGCGTCTTCAGGGGCGCCTCTGTCACCGGCCTCACTAACTTCCGCCGCCACCGACGACCAAGTCCGCATCACAGcgctcgagggcacggtcaatcaaatggccaccaacatggcaGAACTGCTTGCCTTACTAAGGGGACCAAACCGCGCATCCTTGAGCTCCACGCCTCCGCCGGGACAAGGACTGACAGCCGACCCAACTCCTTGGGTCCCACAGACTCAAGCTCCGGAAAACGTGGAGGTGCCCGTGCCACCAATGCTGCATACGTTCGTAGCCCACCCTTTCATTAGCCCATATCCGCCACCACCGGCCCCgacggccgtccctcttccaccggcaaCCTTCCTATCCTCGGAGCACATCTTGTCCGCGCCTCCACCCGTTTCCATACCGGCCCCGACTATGGCCTACACGATACCTccgccgacggttttcccggcATCCACCGCACCTGCTCCGACTCACCTTCAAACCACGgagcttcctccctatccACAGCCTCACGCCGGCTTCTCCCACCAGGCAccgccccccataaacaccaccttccacgaaccgggcacatCGACCCATGCTGCCCAATTCGCCTCACCGACacacttcttccccgaggccgacgccgaacaggagcgtaggttgaagcgaatggaggaaacgATACGAGCCCTGCAAGCGAACGATGTTCGTCCCGACGCCCACTATggcgactgtagcctattcccaGGCATGCGCCTGCAcccgaagttcaaggttctagagttcaagacctatgaaggcacgacggatccacgccaccacctccgccattatcgagggaagatgctgcagtattgggaatacgaggaatttgtcatccactccttccaggatagcctgtcaggatcggccctcgattggttcatgtcgttgaaggccgaagacatcctgacgtgggaggacctctctcggaagttcaccgaccagtACCGGTATTGTGCAGAAACGCCTCTCACCCTTTTGGAGCtaagcacgaaagaaatggcgcggggccaaaagtttgaggagtatgctgccaagtggcgggcccaagcagcaaagcacatccctccgatcagcgaggcgcaacagatccagttgttccactccacgctgagaggagtgtactattcacacctgttggcgcacacttcgtcgttctccgacctTATCGAGGCCGGAAAAAAGCTGGATTTGGGaatcaagctcggaagaatggaggaccccaccagcaAAGGAGAGGAGTCGTCAAAGAAGGCTCTCGCGGCGCAGTCGTCTTCCAGCAGGAGGAGAGCGAAAGAAGTTTCGGTCAACGCCGTCAATACGGCACATCAAGCGCCACAACAATATTCGGTGAATCTCACGACCGCACCGACCACCGCTCCTACCTACTTTCCCCCGCCTTCACAGCACCAACTTCAGTCGATCTACTATTCAGCCCCACCGGTCCCACCGCCGACGACCTCACAGTCGTACGACCACTTTGCGCCTGCCCCTGCTCAGCCCTCTCAACCCAGGCCCCCAGTGTCGAGAACTCCTCCACCGGCGCAACAGAATCCCACTTCGCAGGGTCAACAGGCCGGCGGCGCGCCAAGCCGACCCCGCAAACAATACTCGCCGCTCcctgctcctctctctcacatatatcgACAACTCTTGGCGGGAAATCAAATTCAGCCGATATCCCCGGGTCCGAACTTCGACCCGTCCGTCCAGGATCAATCCAAGCGCTGCGAATATCATCAGGGCGCGCCGGGGCACACtctcgacaattgttggaggcTGAGGGACGAAATTCAGAGGAGGATCGACAACAACCGACTCACTTTCAATGCCGTCAGACCTCCAAATGTGCAGGCCAACCCCCTCCCGGACCATAGGCCGAGCTCGGGGccatccatcaacatgatctctaTATGCGTCTCGGAAAGGGACGAAGAAGCGCAGGAGAATCCCCCTCCCTTCGTGATCAATTACACTCCCGAAGAATTCACGGTCGGGTTCACGGGTCACGTGGCCTCGCCGGCCCCATTCGTCGTTGACGTCCCCGCCCGGGAGCCGTACTCAGATAGCAAGGTCCCttggacctacgaaggaagcATCGGGAGCATCGAACAGcaattcagtgtcatggggTTGACACGCTCGGGACGGGTATATGAGAACCCGACGGCCaaggacaaagggaaagcgCCCGCTGTTGGAGACGGAGCGACGCCCGAAAGCTCACCTTTcccgtccaagaaggtgaccgaggaggaagccgaagcgttcatgaagatcgtgaaggcaagcgaatacaaggtggtcgaacaaatggccaaatccccggcccacatctcattgcttgCCCTCCTCCTCGGCTCGGAACCTCACCGAGAGGCCCTCCTCCGGGTACTGACCGCGGCACAAGTGCCGAAGGAAACACCCCCGAACAGGATAGAGGAGACGATCGGGTCCATCTTTTCCAACActatctcgttctcggacgacgagctcccgtCCGAGGGTTGGTCACATTCACGGGTGTTGCACAttgtttgcaagtgcaacaattacatcattggccgggtcatgattgatAACGGATCCGCcctcaacgtttgcccggtgaccaccctgaaacagatgaat from Punica granatum isolate Tunisia-2019 chromosome 3, ASM765513v2, whole genome shotgun sequence includes:
- the LOC116200442 gene encoding COPII coat assembly protein SEC16-like, translating into MEDPTSKGEESSKKALAAQSSSSRRRAKEVSVNAVNTAHQAPQQYSVNLTTAPTTAPTYFPPPSQHQLQSIYYSAPPVPPPTTSQSYDHFAPAPAQPSQPRPPVSRTPPPAQQNPTSQGQQAGGAPSRPRKQYSPLPAPLSHIYRQLLAGNQIQPISPGPNFDPSVQDQSKRCEYHQGAPGHTLDNCWRLRDEIQRRIDNNRLTFNAVRPPNVQANPLPDHRPSSGPSINMISICVSERDEEAQENPPPFVINYTPEEFTVGFTGHVASPAPFVVDVPAREPYSDSKVPWTYEGSIGSIEQQFSVMGLTRSGRVYENPTAKDKGKAPAVGDGATPESSPFPSKKRWNGTTSARRPLTPSRPT